The Candidatus Aenigmatarchaeota archaeon genome segment GAAACTGCTCTGGCTCCTTCTCTTCTCAAGCATTGTTTTCATCACACAGAACGAAGGGCTGGTCCTGGCGATATTTGGCCTGACACTTCTTTTTGCGGCTCTTGCAAAGCTTCCAAAAGGCCAGATATGGGAAAACACCAAATTCTTTGTGATTCTCATGCCGATTGCTTACCTTGTTCTTTACTTTCTTCTCCTTGGAATTTCCGCTGAGGCATTTTGGGGAAGCTTAGTATTTTCTGCAAGGTTTCTGGTCCTGATTTTTGCTTCGGTGATTTTCACGATGACCACCAGCACCCGAGACCTGATGCTTGCTCTTTCAAAGTTGAAGCTTCCATATTCATTTGTCTTCATGCTTACAGTTGCTATTCGCTTTATCCCGGTCATAATGGCTGAAATCAACAACGTAATCTGCGCCCAGAAAGTGAGGTGCTACAACCCGGAGCTTAAATGGAACAGTCCAGTTGAAAGCATGAAGCGCTTTGTGCCTATTCTCATACCTGTCCTTATGCTGCTCTTAAAGCGCGCAAACGAGCTTGCTCTTTCTGTCGAGTCAAGGGCGTTCAACCCGAAAGGAAAAGTCACTTACCCGGAGCGTCTTAAGTTCAGGGCTTGGGACTGGGCGTTTACACTTGCAATTATCGGGCTGTTTCTGTTTGTCCTGTGGGCTTAGGGTGGGCAATGATTAGGATCTGGATACGAGCCAAATCATCTCGAAGAATTTCCTGAAAGCGTCAGCGAACCTCTGGTCCCGGATGATGACTACAAGCGGCTCGTCTGAGCAGGTCAGAAGGGTTAGCCGGTCTCCGTATGTAGCAAAGGACACGGTGGAGAAATATTCTTCGGGGTAGAACCTTACCTTTGCGATTGGAAATATCTGGCTCAGCCCTGATGCAAGCTCTCTTACGTCAGACTTGTCCACGAAAATCGCCTTGGCAGAGATACCTTCTTTTTTGAACTTGTTTAGAAACTGCATCGCCCGGTGCTTCATCACAGGAATCATCTGGAGCGCGCTTCCGACAGTATATAGCTCACCTCCAACTTCGCAGACATCACTGAAATATGCTTTCAGCCCCTCCATCCCATCGATTACCCGAACCTCCCTCTTTGGGCTTTTTGAGGTATGCATTTTTTCGAGGAGGGGAAAGACAGATTCAAAGCAGCTTTTTTTCTCTTCAAGCATCTCGAAAAACTTCTTTGGGCTTTCAGGGGAATAGACCTCCCTGCCACGCCGTTTCATGTGCGTTACGAGCCCTTTTCTTTCAAGATTGGAGAGGGCATTGTAAACCGTTGCCTTGTAGAATTTTATCCGCTTTACTATTTCCGGGGCGGTAGATTCGCCGAACCTTAGCAAATCCAGGTATATTTTGCTCTCTGCATCTGTAAGGTCAAACTTCTTTAGCACACTTCCCGGCTCCATAATCAGATAAATATTTAAGTAGTCTATAGCAAGACTACTTTTTTGTTAAACATGGCATACCAAATAGAGGTATGGTTGGAAAATTGGCTACCCGGGACTTAGCGGTTTGCGCTCTCTTTGGAGCTCTGGTGTTTGCCGGTGCCTACCTGCTTGGAACAGGCATTATCGCGCTTACAGGCATACCTGCTACGGGGTCCCTCCTGAATATGGCTTATTCGCTGATGGTCATAATCGTTGGAATAAAGGCGGTAAACAAGTTTGGGGCGGCAACGCTCATTCTTCTTGTGGAAAGTGCC includes the following:
- a CDS encoding energy-coupling factor transporter transmembrane protein EcfT produces the protein MKFYQYIHRDSAVHRLDPRAKLLWLLLFSSIVFITQNEGLVLAIFGLTLLFAALAKLPKGQIWENTKFFVILMPIAYLVLYFLLLGISAEAFWGSLVFSARFLVLIFASVIFTMTTSTRDLMLALSKLKLPYSFVFMLTVAIRFIPVIMAEINNVICAQKVRCYNPELKWNSPVESMKRFVPILIPVLMLLLKRANELALSVESRAFNPKGKVTYPERLKFRAWDWAFTLAIIGLFLFVLWA
- a CDS encoding helix-turn-helix domain-containing protein produces the protein MEPGSVLKKFDLTDAESKIYLDLLRFGESTAPEIVKRIKFYKATVYNALSNLERKGLVTHMKRRGREVYSPESPKKFFEMLEEKKSCFESVFPLLEKMHTSKSPKREVRVIDGMEGLKAYFSDVCEVGGELYTVGSALQMIPVMKHRAMQFLNKFKKEGISAKAIFVDKSDVRELASGLSQIFPIAKVRFYPEEYFSTVSFATYGDRLTLLTCSDEPLVVIIRDQRFADAFRKFFEMIWLVSRS